CCCCTCTCCCGTGGGAGTTGACGGAGAAGGCAACGCAGCTCTAAATGCCCCCTCTCCCGTGGGAGAGGGGGTTGGGGGAGAGGGCAACACATCTCCCGTGGGAGAGGGCAACTATTACAAACCCTTACTCTACCTTCCCACAGGCGTAATTTACCTCGCTCGTCGAGATGCTCCCCCCATTTCCAGGGAAAACTTACCCAACCGAGTCGTAAACAAAATTAAAGCCTTATGTCGAAATCAATTAGTGCTGCGACAAACCGGATTTAGTCGCGATGGCAAAGGCATGAAATATGCCGACTACTACGAACAATTCTTTGATATCGCCGGTTTAATGCAAGTCGCACTAAAGGCAACCTTACGGATTTTACATGATAAAAAACCTTCCGTTGCCAAAAGCCGCAGCGATAACTTAATCAAGTTTCAGCACAAACAGGTACTCTCAGCCGACTATGACTTTAACTTCAGCGATGATATCAGATGCGATCGCCTCGCAGAATTTGGAGATGCCCTCACCCGCAAGATTTGGGGCGAGCAAGTGGGCAAAATTGAAGCTACTCGCAAAAAAGATAAGACATTACCCCCATTACCCAATCTCGATCTAGTGCATGAAGTCGCCAAATTCTGGCAACTGGAACAATACTTACCCCAAATTCGCGAAATTCAGCAGATTAACCAGAGCTTAAAAGCCTTAAAACTCAAAGGAAATACCGGAGGCGTTCCCTATGAATGGTACTTTCTCGCAGCTAAATATCTCCAACATCATCCCGGTATCGAAGACGTGCGAGAAACCTGTGAAAAGCTAATTTCCCATATCGCCAAACTGATTAATCCCATTGTAGAGCAATATTCCCTAGCCGATGGTTGGGAAGATGTGCGCTCATGGGTAGAACAAGTGGTGATGTTACCCGATAATCAACCCCAAGAATTGGCAAAAGCTGACATCTTTTTCAAAGAATTGGAGCATTACCAACTGGCGAAAAAACCTGGACGCGGAAAACAGCTCATTTGCTCCATTTCCCATTCCCCCTATAGTGTCAGCGAACAAATGGAGTCAGCCGTTTTATTTACTCCCCAAGTCTACACCAATAAACAGATGTTAGGCGGCTCTAATGCCAAGCGCAATATCTCCAGTATTTCCGGTACAGAGATGATGCTCAGGCAAATTTTGATGAATCAAACCCAAGCCGTGGGTAAACGTTTTGAGGATGGCAAATATCGCTATCTCTACTTTTATCCCACCTACTACTTCACCCCAGAAACCAACACATTTTTGCATCAAGCTTACCGGAATATTGCCCAAACTCGCTTTAATACGAGTCTGCGTAACCATTTTATCAATGATGACTTACAAGCCGATTTTAGCCGAGAGAACTACCAAAGCGCCGATATTTTTCTGATCGAGGAAGATTTAGACATCAAAAAAGCCTTACCCGAAGATGATAAAAATCGCAAATTTGACCGCACGTTTAAGCTCTCCTATCCCGAAAATCAACCCCTCACCTTCTACTTTATGGCACTCCCCCCAGGGCGAGATCCCACCGATACCGAATCTTGGGTAATGCCAACTTGGTTAGCCTTCGCGTTTCCCCTAATTTTAGATGTGAAAACCGTTGTTTCTGAATCTCCCATTCCCCCGTTCAAAGATGGGGCAGAATTCGAGCAAACCGTGTTCCTCGATAGCGCCCCCCAAGCCTTTCAATCCTTAGTTCAAGCCAATTATTTTCGCCTCGACTATATCCTCGAAGGCTGGAAAGAAAAGCACGGAACCAAACTTTATCCTGCACCGCTTAAAGTTCTCACTGCTGCCTATGCTATTCACCTTGATGTTAACGCCAAACAAGTCAAAGGAAAATATGATGCCAACTGGGGCAAACTCTCGGAACTGGCGCGAGATTTACAAACCAGTCCTCTGACGGTTTTTCATTCACTCAATGCCTGGATACGCCGTCAAAGTATAGAGAATATTCCCCTGAAAAAAGTCCGTCTCTATGCCTATGCCTTTTATCCCTGTTTCGATCCCTATTGTACCTATGAAAATCAGGAGTTAATTGTGTCTGAAGAATCTCCGTTAAACCATCCCAAAAAACTGACCGAACTCTATCGCCAATTTTATCGCGCCAAGCAGCGATATAATCCCAAAGCTAATGCAGTATTGAAACCCATTGATATTGCGGCTGATACCATTCTCAATGCTGAATCAATTGTTTTTCAAGGAGAAGCCCTAGTTGAGGCTGTTGCAGCTAAAGTTTTTAAACTTATGGATCGAGTACATGGCTCGACAGCAGACGGTTATCCTCCATTGAAAAACAGAGAAGAAGAACGACAGAAAATATTGGAGTTTGCCCAATATTTTGTCGTGGAAGTTTTCGAGAAGTCTTTTTCGGGCGATCGCGCCCGTTTAGCCGGACGACAAATTAACTTGATTCGCGATACCTGCGAATTCCTCTATCGCCTCGAAAATGACCAAGAAAATCAAAAAGATCGGGAAAGCAAAGAAGACTCATAGGGGCGGGTTTTATATCAAGTCCGAACTTCTTTCTTTTTACATGGACATTCAGATCCCCCCGAACCCCCCTTAAAAAGGGGGGCAGTAGAGAAAGTCCCCTTTTCTAAGGGGGATTTAGGGGGATCAACCCACCCAAACTAACCCATTTACACATTTATCAGGAGACCAAAATTATGTCTTTTCTAACCACTGTCGATAGCAAATTTTTCCATGATGCTATTCCCTATAAACCCATGGGAAAATATGCCCATTTTCTCACCCTCCGCGTGACTGAATCCTATCCTCTCTTTCAAACGGATGGCGAGTTAAATAAATCACGAGTCCGTGCCGGGATTCAAGATAAAACTCCCATTAGTCGCCTGGCAATGTTCAAGCGCAAACAGTCTACCCCAGAGCGTTTGGTGGGACGGGAACTCCTGCGGAACTACGGATTGATGACGGCTGAGGAGTGCGAATACAATGTTAAATTTGCTATGGATAACCCGGACTGTATTATCTATGGATTTGCGATCGGAGATTCTGGTTCAGAGAAATCAAAAGTTGTGGTTGATACTGCCTTTTCCATCACCGATTTTGCCGAATCCCATGAATCTTTTACCCTCAATGCTCCCTATGAAAATGGAACTATGGCTTCTAAGGGAGAAGGAGATAGCAACAAGGGAGAAGTTACCAGTCGAATTAATCAGCAAGATCACATTAAACCGCAAGTCTTTTTCCCCAGTATCGTCACCCTAAAAGATCCCACAGAAGCGGGTTTTCTCTATGTCTTCAACAACATTTTACGCACCCGCCATTATGGAGCGCAAACCACTCGCACCGGACGGGTTCGGAATCACTGTATTGGTGTGGTTTTTGCGGATGGCGAAATTACCAGCAATCTGCGCTGGACTCAGGCGATTTATGATGTTTTAAAACAAGGGGATAAACTAGGAGGATATGACCCCTTGAATGAAGATGATGTGATTGAAGCAGCGCAAACTACTATGGTGGATTTGATGAGAGATGAATATCTGGTACATCAGGATTATATTGGCGATACTTTTGTGCCCTTGTTAACTGAAGTCAAGGAGATTATCGGTAATGAGGAGAAGTTGAAAGAGTTGTTGACAACCGCAGATGGTGAAGCCAAGACCTATGCTTCAGCTCATATTAAAAAACCGAAGAAACCTGCTGCTGCCAAATAATATCAAATCCGTTTAAACCGTTGTCATTGCGACCGCAGGGAAGCAATCTCTAAAATATCGCTAATCTTGGCGATTGCTTCATTCCACTGCGTTTCATTCGCAATGACTTACCATCACTTATTTTCCGGATTTGATAGAACAACAATTATGGCTTTTATTTATCACCTGCAACTGGAACTTCATGATAGTCTCTATTTCGCTACTCGTGAAATCGGAAGACTGTATGAAACTGAACCGATTATTCACAATTATGCCCTCTGTTATGCCTTGGGATTGGTGGATAATCCCCAATATGCAACAACGGTTAATGAAACCGAGTCTTATCGCTACTTTTGCCGCAATCAAGTCCCCCAGTATGAGGAACATCTCACTCCATTGAATCAACAGGGAATTTATGTGACTCCTGCTAGAGCAGTGCATTATCAAACTGTCCTCACGACTTGGAAATATGCTAATAACAACTACCATGTGGAGATGGAAAAAACAGCGAAAAACTGGCCGAGTTTTGGACGCAATAAGGAGGTTGCGCCAGAGAGCAAGTTTGAATGCTTTGTGATTAGTTCCAAAAAGATTAGTTTTCGGAAATGGGTTCGTTTGGGGAAATGGCTCAGTAAGGCAGAAGTTACTTGTACAAGTGTGCAAGAGGTGAAAGCTTCAGCTTCGGAACAGGAGTTTGTTTATTCCCACCCTCTTAATCCTTTAGATGTGATGTTTTCCCATCAAGTGATTGGCTATGATGTGATTAACATGCCTCCAGTGAGTTTAATTCGCAATGTGCGCTTGCGGGGTTCTTATTATCAGATTGAGAGTGAGAAGATTAAGCTCCCTGCTGGTATGGCATACCAATTTGCTCCAAGATGAAGTATGGGGTTGAGAGAGCTAGTTTGAAAAATGTGAATCATACAGGATTGACTGGCTCTCTCTAAAATTCGTTAAGGATGATGAAAGAGGGATATATGAGCATCTTAAATCGCCTAGAATACACCATCAACCAGATCGACAAAATCCTCGGCATCCTCCTCCATCCCATCCAAACCTACCTCAGCAACCACTTGCCTGAATAAAGATCCCCCCTAGCCCCCCTTAAAAAAGGGGGGAATTAAGAAAGTCCCCCTTTTTAAGGGGGATTTAGGGGGATCGAAACGTACCGCAGTCAAAGTTTTAATTTTTAATTGAACCATGCCCTATAGCCTCGTTCTCAACCTCACTCCCCTCTCCCCCATCCCTCTCGGATACCTGAGTGGACGGCATCTGCACGCGCTTTTCCTCAACCTGGTTAGCTCCGTCGATCGCACCCTCGGCGATCGCCTGCACGACTCCCAAGCCGATAAACCTTTCACCCTCTCCCCCCTGCAAACCCGTCGCCACTTCAAAACCCTACAGTGTGAACATCAACACGCTATCCCGGCTGAAACCGGCTGCTGGTGGCGGATCTCCCTGCTCGATGATGCGCTCTTTGGAGAACTCACCCAACTTTGGCTCCATCTCAACCGGGATAAACCTTGGCATTTAGGCCCTGCGGATCTGATGATTACCAGTATCCTTGCCACTCCCCAGTCTACCCATCCCTGGGCGAACTCCTGTTCCTACAGCCAACTCTATGAGCAAGCCTCAGAGCGCGATAATAGCTTTCGCTTCTGCATTGCCACCCCCATGGCTTTCCGCCAAGGCAAATATGATACGGCGCTGCCCAGTGGCGATCGCCTCTTTGCCAGTTTGCGCCAACGGTGGAACAAGTATAGCGGTATTGAGATTCCCGAACTGGCTCTAGATACCGTATTTCCCAGTTTTTTCGACATCCAAACGGCGATCGTTGCCGATAAACGCAGTAAATTTATTGGCTCTATTGGCGAAATTACCTTCCGATTTCTCGGCGATGCCCCCCCTACCACTCTCAAACACCTGAACACCCTCGCTAACTATGCCCTCTACTGCGGCATTGGACGCAAAACTACCATGGGAATGGGCATGGCAAGACGGATCAATTAACAATGAACAATGAACAATGAACAATTTTCATGTTGGCAATAGCCCAAACAATTGATTCTACTCTCCCTATTCCCCATTCCCTATTCCCTATTCCCCATTCCCCATTCCCTATTCCCCATCACCATGAACACCGAAGTTCCTATTTCTGCCCTCAATCAATATGCTTATTGTCCCCATCGCTGTTGGCGGATGTTTTGTACTGGAGAATTTGAAGACAATGCCTACACCATTGAAGGGACAACCATTCACGATCGCGTCCACACACTCAGTCAAGAGATGCGCGATGATACCTGGCAAGTGCGATCCATTTGGCTCAAATCCGAACAGTATCACCTGATTGGTAAATCCGATTTAATTGAAGCCCAAAATGGCCAACTTTATCCCGTCGAGTATAAGCGAGGCAAAGTTGGCGACCATGAAAATGATGCCCTGCAAGTCTGCGCTCAAGCCCTGTGTCTCGAAGAAATGACCGGCACTGCGGTGACTGAAGGCTTTGTCTATTATGCCCAATCTCACCAACGGCATCCTGTGAAGATCGATGAGGGGTTGCGGCAAGAGGCGATCGCCACCATCCAAGCCATTCAAAAACTTTTTTCAGGAGACCTCATACCCCCACCCAAATATAGCCCCAGATGCCGTGGATGTAGCCTCTACGCCGCCTGTTTGCCCCAAGCCACCAAAAAACTCAAAAATTACCAAGAAGTGAGCTAATAAAGCCTTTGTAAGTCTATAGCATTTTCCCCTCATCCCCCGACCCCTTCTCCCGCAGGAGAAGGGGAGAAGAAGTCCCTCTCCCGTGGGAGAGGGATTTAGGGAGAGGGCATCCCCCTCTCAAACCACCACCACTACAACGGAGAAACCACCATGGGAACCCTTTATGTCACCCAAGAAAACGCCTTCATCGGTAAAGTCGATGAACGCATTCATGTCAAAGTTGAAAAACAAAAAATTGCCGACGTTCCTCTGATTAAAGTTGATGGAGTCGTCGCTTTTGGAGCCGTCAACTTTTCCCCTGACCTAGCTGAAGAATTACTCAACCGTCGCATTCCCTTTTCCTTGGTCACCTCTACCGGAAGATATCGAGGAACTCTAGAACCAGAACTGAGAAAAAATATCTTTCTGCGCCAACATCAATGGGCCGCTGATGGCAATACGCCCCAAGCCATTCACCTGGTGCAAGCCTTTGTACGGGGGAAACTGAAAAACTACCGCACCACCTTACAGCGCAGAGGGCGACGAGCAGACATTGATCTGAGCGAAGAGATTGAACAATTGAAAGGTATTATAGGGGCGATCTCCACCACCGATGCTATCAACTCCCTACGCGGACTCGAAGGAGCCGGAAGTGCCACCTACTTCCGCAGCTTCAACCAACTCATCCAAAACCCCAACTTCACCTTCACCACCCGCAACCGTCGCCCCCCTACCGACCCCGTAAACTCCTTACTCAGTCTCGGTTACGCCCTCCTGCGCCACGACATCCAAAGCGCCGTAAATATTGTCGGTTTCGACCCCTATCTCGGCTATCTCCATGTCAAACACTACGGCCGTCCTGCCCTTGCGCTCGACCTAATGGAAGAATTTCGCCCCTTAGTCGTCGATAGCATGGTTCTCGAAACCCTCAACCGTCAAGTCCTCAGCCCCAACGACTTCATCCAACAACCCATCAGTAAGGAAACCTCCCTTACCCGCGAAGCTCTGAAAACCTTTCTGCGCTGTTATCAAGAGAAAAAACAGTCCTCTTTCAAACACCCGGTGATGAAAACCCAATGCACCTACCAAGAGGCTTTTGAAATTCAAGCTCGTCTTCTGGGCAAATACCTGATGGGCGAAACGGAACAATATCCTCCTCTAGTCCTGCAATAACTTCACCCTATCGATTGGGTTAAATCGGATGAGTTGGAAAACGACTAGAAACCCGGTTTTCAAGAAACCGGGTTTCTGAACACCCTACCAATTGGGTTAAAACCGTTGGTACAGTCCTTGAGGGATAATTGGCTCTAGAGCAACTTGTCAGCGTGCAGGTTAATAGGGAAATGATATTACAATGTCGAGTGTGGAAAGCTATTAGAGTAGGCGACAGGGCATGAGCCAACTGGCGACCAGCCCAGATCAATGGTTAATTGTTTCGACTGTCGCCGACATGAAAATTATGAATTGTTCATTGATATAAGATCCAATTATGGCACTGACTCAAATTACTCCTTCTGGGGAAATTGTTCTACCTCCAGAAATTATCAACTGGTTGCAACTCAAACCCGGTGACTCCATCTATGTTGCCATTTCTCCGGATGGTAAAGTGTATTTAGAACCGGCTAAAATTGATGTTCGCACCTTATCGGGTATCCTCTATCAAGAAGGGCGCACACCGGTTTCGTTAGAAGAGATGGATAGGGCAATCTCAGATTGTGCAGGAGAGTCAGTTTGAAGGGATTAGATACTAACGTTATTGTGCGTTTTTTAGTCCGAGATGATGAACGGCAATGGCAGATTGCCAATCAGTATATTGAGCAAGCATTACAAGAAAATGAACCCTGCTTGATTAATAACATTGTGCTGTGTGAAGTCGCTTGGGTTTTACGCAGTCGCTATAAAGTCAACCGAGAAACCCTGATTACAACCCTAGAAAATCTTATCAACGCTAATCTTTTTGTTTTTGAAAATCGAGAAG
This genomic interval from Roseofilum capinflatum BLCC-M114 contains the following:
- the cas10d gene encoding type I-D CRISPR-associated protein Cas10d/Csc3, with the translated sequence MAKKRKSESETHQLSLFDTLPNPEIEENLEIDEDLEEGWESEEIDLSLDKTTRETASPPAELLTLKLLKQAISAENPGDRIMADFAEYVLPNLLKYTIGVTAKGGKYFDRLDEEREEGYNRRNAADQSLNTHLLNGLFPANLVERELQKLNTTVRREIDEPERRLLIAGFILHDFEKFADVPGDCRDLEKEEHRQIIADKIIQLGLDRFLDPENSQGYQDYIDDLLCVAYNAQRRWGTNWNFSEFGLNPTLRDRTLICLAELACLADSLSSIIKHPQDAETPRLQQLIHNLSDGQLKFTYHSISENRGVLTNVVNNALMEAHTALNAPSPVGVDGEGNAALNAPSPVGEGVGGEGNTSPVGEGNYYKPLLYLPTGVIYLARRDAPPISRENLPNRVVNKIKALCRNQLVLRQTGFSRDGKGMKYADYYEQFFDIAGLMQVALKATLRILHDKKPSVAKSRSDNLIKFQHKQVLSADYDFNFSDDIRCDRLAEFGDALTRKIWGEQVGKIEATRKKDKTLPPLPNLDLVHEVAKFWQLEQYLPQIREIQQINQSLKALKLKGNTGGVPYEWYFLAAKYLQHHPGIEDVRETCEKLISHIAKLINPIVEQYSLADGWEDVRSWVEQVVMLPDNQPQELAKADIFFKELEHYQLAKKPGRGKQLICSISHSPYSVSEQMESAVLFTPQVYTNKQMLGGSNAKRNISSISGTEMMLRQILMNQTQAVGKRFEDGKYRYLYFYPTYYFTPETNTFLHQAYRNIAQTRFNTSLRNHFINDDLQADFSRENYQSADIFLIEEDLDIKKALPEDDKNRKFDRTFKLSYPENQPLTFYFMALPPGRDPTDTESWVMPTWLAFAFPLILDVKTVVSESPIPPFKDGAEFEQTVFLDSAPQAFQSLVQANYFRLDYILEGWKEKHGTKLYPAPLKVLTAAYAIHLDVNAKQVKGKYDANWGKLSELARDLQTSPLTVFHSLNAWIRRQSIENIPLKKVRLYAYAFYPCFDPYCTYENQELIVSEESPLNHPKKLTELYRQFYRAKQRYNPKANAVLKPIDIAADTILNAESIVFQGEALVEAVAAKVFKLMDRVHGSTADGYPPLKNREEERQKILEFAQYFVVEVFEKSFSGDRARLAGRQINLIRDTCEFLYRLENDQENQKDRESKEDS
- the cas7d gene encoding type I-D CRISPR-associated protein Cas7/Csc2, coding for MSFLTTVDSKFFHDAIPYKPMGKYAHFLTLRVTESYPLFQTDGELNKSRVRAGIQDKTPISRLAMFKRKQSTPERLVGRELLRNYGLMTAEECEYNVKFAMDNPDCIIYGFAIGDSGSEKSKVVVDTAFSITDFAESHESFTLNAPYENGTMASKGEGDSNKGEVTSRINQQDHIKPQVFFPSIVTLKDPTEAGFLYVFNNILRTRHYGAQTTRTGRVRNHCIGVVFADGEITSNLRWTQAIYDVLKQGDKLGGYDPLNEDDVIEAAQTTMVDLMRDEYLVHQDYIGDTFVPLLTEVKEIIGNEEKLKELLTTADGEAKTYASAHIKKPKKPAAAK
- the cas5d gene encoding type I-D CRISPR-associated protein Cas5/Csc1: MAFIYHLQLELHDSLYFATREIGRLYETEPIIHNYALCYALGLVDNPQYATTVNETESYRYFCRNQVPQYEEHLTPLNQQGIYVTPARAVHYQTVLTTWKYANNNYHVEMEKTAKNWPSFGRNKEVAPESKFECFVISSKKISFRKWVRLGKWLSKAEVTCTSVQEVKASASEQEFVYSHPLNPLDVMFSHQVIGYDVINMPPVSLIRNVRLRGSYYQIESEKIKLPAGMAYQFAPR
- the cas6 gene encoding CRISPR-associated endoribonuclease Cas6 gives rise to the protein MPYSLVLNLTPLSPIPLGYLSGRHLHALFLNLVSSVDRTLGDRLHDSQADKPFTLSPLQTRRHFKTLQCEHQHAIPAETGCWWRISLLDDALFGELTQLWLHLNRDKPWHLGPADLMITSILATPQSTHPWANSCSYSQLYEQASERDNSFRFCIATPMAFRQGKYDTALPSGDRLFASLRQRWNKYSGIEIPELALDTVFPSFFDIQTAIVADKRSKFIGSIGEITFRFLGDAPPTTLKHLNTLANYALYCGIGRKTTMGMGMARRIN
- the cas4 gene encoding CRISPR-associated protein Cas4: MNTEVPISALNQYAYCPHRCWRMFCTGEFEDNAYTIEGTTIHDRVHTLSQEMRDDTWQVRSIWLKSEQYHLIGKSDLIEAQNGQLYPVEYKRGKVGDHENDALQVCAQALCLEEMTGTAVTEGFVYYAQSHQRHPVKIDEGLRQEAIATIQAIQKLFSGDLIPPPKYSPRCRGCSLYAACLPQATKKLKNYQEVS
- the cas1d gene encoding type I-D CRISPR-associated endonuclease Cas1d, with product MGTLYVTQENAFIGKVDERIHVKVEKQKIADVPLIKVDGVVAFGAVNFSPDLAEELLNRRIPFSLVTSTGRYRGTLEPELRKNIFLRQHQWAADGNTPQAIHLVQAFVRGKLKNYRTTLQRRGRRADIDLSEEIEQLKGIIGAISTTDAINSLRGLEGAGSATYFRSFNQLIQNPNFTFTTRNRRPPTDPVNSLLSLGYALLRHDIQSAVNIVGFDPYLGYLHVKHYGRPALALDLMEEFRPLVVDSMVLETLNRQVLSPNDFIQQPISKETSLTREALKTFLRCYQEKKQSSFKHPVMKTQCTYQEAFEIQARLLGKYLMGETEQYPPLVLQ
- a CDS encoding AbrB/MazE/SpoVT family DNA-binding domain-containing protein; amino-acid sequence: MALTQITPSGEIVLPPEIINWLQLKPGDSIYVAISPDGKVYLEPAKIDVRTLSGILYQEGRTPVSLEEMDRAISDCAGESV
- a CDS encoding PIN domain-containing protein; the encoded protein is MKGLDTNVIVRFLVRDDERQWQIANQYIEQALQENEPCLINNIVLCEVAWVLRSRYKVNRETLITTLENLINANLFVFENREAIAWSIQQMKLGNADFSDYLITRINQLSSCHETASFDVKLGQSEGVKLLD